Proteins found in one Leishmania major strain Friedlin complete genome, chromosome 35 genomic segment:
- a CDS encoding putative aspartate aminotransferase (previous protein_id=AAZ14309.1), with translation MSTQAAMTTAERWQKIQAQAPDVIFDLAKRAAAAKGPKANLVIGAYRDEQGRPYPLRVVRKAEQLLLDMNLDYEYLPISGYQPFIDEAVKIIYGNTVELENLVAVQTLSGTGAVSLGAKLLTRVFDAETTPIYLSDPTWPNHYGVVKAAGWKNICTYAYYDPKTVSLNFEGMKKDILAAPDGSVFILHQCAHNPTGVDPSQEQWNEIASLMLAKHHQVFFDSAYQGYASGSLDTDAYAARLFARRGIEVLLAQSFSKNMGLYSERAGTLSLLLKDKTKRADVKSVMDSLIREEYTCPPAHGARLAHLILSNNELRKEWEAELSAMAERIRTMRRTVYDELLRLQTPGSWEHVINQIGMFSFLGLSKAQCEYCQNHNIFITVSGRANMAGLTHETALMLAQTINDAVRNVNRE, from the coding sequence ATGTCCACGCAGGCGGCCATGACCACGGCGGAGCGCTGGCAGAAGATTCAGGCACAAGCTCCCGATGTCATCTTCGATCTCGCAaaacgcgccgccgctgccaaggGCCCCAAGGCCAACCTCGTCATTGGTGCCTACCGCGACGAGCAGGGCCGTCCCTATCCGCTACGCGTGGTCCGCAAGGCTGAGCAGCTTCTCTTGGACATGAATCTCGACTACGAGTACCTACCCATCTCGGGCTACCAGCCCTTCATCGATGAGGCGGTAAAGATTATCTACGGCAATACCGTCGAGCTGGAGAACCTGGTTGCGGTGCAGACGCTGAGCGGGACCGGTGCTGTCTCTCTCGGGGCGAAGCTGCTGACTCGCGTCTTCGACGCTGAGACGACGCCCATCTACCTTTCCGACCCCACGTGGCCCAACCACTACGGCGTCGTGAAGGCTGCTGGCTGGAAGAACATCTGCACGTACGCCTACTACGACCCCAAGACGGTCAGCCTGAATTTCGAGGGCATGAAGAAAGACATTCTGGCGGCGCCGGACGGCTCCGTGTTCATTCTGCACCAGTGCGCGCACAACCCCACCGGCGTGGACCCGTCGCAGGAGCAGTGGAACGAGATCGCGTCACTGATGCTGGCCAAGCACCATCAGGTGTTCTTCGACTCCGCCTACCAAGGCTATGCGAGCGGCAGCCTCGACACGGACGCGTATGCTGCCCGCCTGTTTGCCCGCCGCGGCATCGAGGTACTGCTGGCGCAGTCGTTCTCCAAGAACATGGGCTTGTACAGCGAGCGTGCAGGcacgctgtcgctgctcctCAAGGACAAGACGAAGCGCGCGGATGTAAAGAGCGTGATGGATTCGCTGATCCGTGAGGAGTACACGTGCCCCCCAGCCCACGGTGCCCGCTTAGCCCACCTAATCCTGAGCAACAACGAACTGCGAAAGGAGTGGGAGGCAGAGCTATCAGCCATGGCAGAGCGCATCCGTACGATGCGCCGCACCGTGTacgacgagctgctgcgcctgcagaCGCCCGGGAGCTGGGAACATGTCATTAACCAGATTGGCATGTTTTCCTTCCTCGGGCTGTCAAAGGCGCAGTGCGAATACTGCCAAAACCACAACATCTTCATCACAGTGTCGGGCCGCGCTAACATGGCAGGTCTGACGCATGAGACGGCGCTGATGCTAGCACAGACGATCAACGATGCTGTGCGCAATGTGAATCGTGAGTGA
- a CDS encoding NADH-dependent fumarate reductase-like protein (previous protein_id=AAZ14310.1): MGGCATATQRRCAATDSHTGASVVVVDPEKAARERDRIARDLLTTNFPELHVNQRWVLLYKDVMHTVPYTLTIAVDGSVARQDADPVVKAILSDCFAMVDKHLNSFNPDSEVSQVNRMPVGKKHVMSEHLFEVVKCCEEVYHRSGSCFDPAAAPLVHKLRDAARRQDSTEGDFAITAEEAGRFTLTNSFAIDIKEGTIARKHEDATLDLGGLNKGYTVDCVVDQLNAANFADVLFEWGGDCRASGVNVQRQPWAVGVVRPPSVDEIVAAAKSGKSMTMNAHSLGDHTDEPAPSTLAADGAAKPAHKAFLRVMSLSNEALCTSGDYENVLFANALGCALSSTYNWRRRCLIEPCQNELAQVSIKCYSCLYADALATASFVKRDPVRVRYMLEPYRHDYNRVTDYAAYTREGERLAHMYEIAHESPACRIERIAGSLPARVVVIGGGLAGCAAAIEAASCGATVILLEKEARLGGNSAKATSGINGWGTRTQAVNHVLDNCKFFERDTFLSGKGGHCDPGLVRTLSVKSAEAISWLESFGIPLTVLYQLGGASRRRCHRAPDQKDGTPVPVGFTIMRHLEDHIRTKLQGKVTILNEMAVVSLMHDVSAMPDGNREIRVHGVRYTSMTDASGTVMDLPADAVVLATGGFSNDRTPNSLLREYAPNVYGTPTTNGTFATGDGVKMARKLGATLVDMDKVQLHPTGLIDPKDPSNRTKYLGPEALRGSGGILLNKNGERFVNELDLRSVVSQAIIAQDNEYPNSGGSKFAYCVLNEEAATLFGKNSLTYYWKSQGLFTRVDDMKALAELIGCSVESLHRTLETYERQSTGKKACPLTGKLVFPSVVGTKGPYYVAYVTPSIHYTMGGCFISPAAELLMEDHSVNIFDDMRPILGLFGAGEVTGGVHGRNRLGGNSLLECVVFGKIAGDRAATILQKEKHGLSKDKWVPVVVRESRASDQFGVGSRVLRFNLPGATQTSGLTVGEFIGIRGDWDGQQLIGYYSPINMPDDKGRISILARGDKGNLQEWISSMRPGDSVEMKACGGLRIELKPHQKQMVYRKTVIRKLGLIAGGSGVAPMLQIIKAALNRPYVDSIETIRLVYAAEDEYELTYRLLLKQYRTDNPGKFDCGFVLNNPPEGWTEGVGYVDRATLQSLLPPPSKGLLVAICGPPVMQRSVVADLLALGYNAEMVRTVDEDGAL; the protein is encoded by the coding sequence ATGGGTGGGTGCGCAACGGCAACGCAGCGACGTTGCGCAGCCACCGACTCGCATACCGGCGCCTCCGTAGTCGTTGTGGACCCCGAAAAGGCCGCTCGCGAGCGCGATCGCATTGCTCGCGACCTGCTCACCACCAACTTCCCCGAGTTGCACGTCAATCAGCGCTGGGTGCTGCTGTATAAGGACGTGATGCACACAGTGCCGTACACGCTCACCATTGCTGTagacggcagcgtcgctcGCCAAGATGCGGATCCTGTCGTCAAGGCAATTCTGAGCGACTGCTTCGCGATGGTGGACAAGCACCTCAACTCCTTCAACCCGGACAGCGAGGTGTCGCAGGTCAACAGGATGCCGGTGGGAAAGAAGCACGTCATGTCAGAGCACCTCTTCGAGGTAGTGAAGTGCTGCGAGGAGGTCTACCACCGTAGCGGCAGCTGCTTTGACccggccgcagcaccgctaGTGCACAAGCTGCGCGATGCCGCTCGCCGGCAGGACTCCACCGAGGGGGACTTCGCCATCactgcggaggaggcggggcgttTCACCCTGACGAACAGCTTTGCCATTGACATCAAAGAAGGGACCATCGCGCGCAAGCACGAAGATGCGACGCTAGACCTGGGTGGCCTGAACAAGGGCTACACTGTCGACTGCGTGGTGGATCAGCTGAATGCAGCCAATTTTGCCGACGTGCTGTTCGAGTGGGGCGGCGACTGCCGCGCCTCGGGTGTGAACGTGCAGCGCCAGCCGTGGGCAGTCGGCGTTGTGCGTCCGCCATCGGTCGACGAGATCGTCGCGGCTGCCAAGTCCGGCAAGTCGATGACAATGAATGCACACAGCCTTGGGGATCACACGGATGAACCGGCGCCGTCCACGTTGGCCGCCGACGGGGCGGCCAAGCCTGCGCACAAGGCGTTCCTGCGCGTCATGTCGCTCAGCAATGAGGCGCTCTGCACGAGCGGCGACTACGAGAACGTGCTCTTCGCCAACGCGCTCGGCTGCGCTCTCTCGAGCACATACAactggcgtcgccgctgcctcaTCGAACCCTGCCAGAACGAACTGGCCCAGGTTAGCATCAAATGCTACTCGTGCCTATACGCCGACGCACTCGCCACGGCGAGCTTCGTGAAGCGCGACcccgtgcgcgtgcggtACATGCTCGAGCCCTACCGTCACGATTACAACCGCGTGACCGACTACGCCGCCTACACGCGtgagggggagcggctggcgCACATGTACGAGATCGCGCACGAGAGCCCGGCATGTCGGATAGAGCGCATTGCCggctcgctgccggcgcgtgTTGTTGtgatcggcggcggccttgcTGGTTGCGCGGCCGCCATTGAGGCAGCCAGCTGCGGCGCTACCGTCATTCTCCTGGAGAAGGAAGCCCGGCTGGGTGGCAATAGCGCCAAGGCCACCTCTGGCATCAACGGCTGGGGCACCCGCACGCAAGCCGTGAATCACGTCCTCGATAACTGCAAGTTTTTTGAGCGGGACACGTTCCTCTCCGGCAAGGGTGGTCACTGCGACCCTGGACTCGTGCGCACCCTCTCTGTAAAATCCGCTGAAGCGATTAGCTGGCTCGAGTCCTTCGGCATCCCACTAACCGTCCTCTACCAGCTTGGTGGCGCGAGCCGcaggcgctgccaccgcgcgcCGGATCAGAAAGACGGCACCCCGGTGCCCGTTGGCTTCACAATCATGCGTCACCTGGAGGACCACATCCGCACCAAGCTGCAAGGCAAGGTAACGATCTTGAACgagatggcggtggtgagcCTCATGCACGACGTGAGCGCGATGCCGGACGGAAACCGCGAGATTCGCGTGCACGGTGTCCGCTACACGTCGATGACCGATGCGTCGGGAACGGTGATGGATCTGCCGGCGGACGCCGTCGTGCTTGCCACCGGCGGCTTCTCGAACGACCGCACGCCCaactcgctgctgcgcgagtaCGCGCCAAACGTGTACggcacccccaccaccaacggCACGTtcgccaccggcgacggtgtgAAGATGGCGCGCAAGCTTGGCGCCACGCTGGTGGACATGGAcaaggtgcagctgcacccgACCGGTCTCATTGACCCCAAGGACCCGTCGAATCGCACCAAGTACCTCGGCcccgaggcgctgcgcgggtCCGGCGGCATCCTGCTGAACAAGAACGGCGAGCGCTTCGTGAACGAGCTGGACCTGCGCTCCGTCGTGTCGCAGGCGATTATCGCGCAGGACAACGAGTACCCGAACTCGGGTGGCAGCAAGTTCGCATACTGCGTGCTGAACGAAGAGGCAGCGACGCTCTTCGGCAAGAACTCCCTCACGTACTACTGGAAGTCGCAGGGCCTGTTCACCCGCGTGGATGACATGAAGGCGCTCGCCGAGCTCATCGGCTGCTCGGTTGAAAGCCTACATCGAACCCTCGAGACGTACGAGCGCCAGAGCACGGGGAAGAAGGCCTGCCCGCTGACTGGCAAGCTCGTGTTCCCCAGTGTGGTGGGCACCAAGGGGCCCTATTACGTGGCGTACGTCACGCCGTCGATCCACTACACCATGGGTGGCTGCTTCATCTctccggcggcggagctgctcatgGAGGATCACTCCGTCAACATATTCGACGACATGCGCCCCATCCTTGGCCTCTTCGGTGCGGGTGAGGTAACCGGCGGCGTGCACGGCCGCAACCGTCTCGGCGGCAACTCTCTGCTGGAGTGCGTCGTGTTCGGCAAGATCGCTGGCGACCGCGCGGCCACAATTCTGCAGAAGGAGAAGCACGGGCTCAGCAAGGATAAGTgggtgccggtggtggtgcgggaGTCGAGGGCGAGTGATCAGTTCGGTGTTGGCTCGCGCGTCCTGCGCTTCAACCTGCCCGGCGCGACGCAGACATCCGGATTGACCGTTGGCGAGTTCATCGGTATCCGCGGTGACTGGGACGGCCAGCAGTTGATCGGATACTACAGCCCCATCAATATGCCCGACGACAAGGGCCGCATCTCGATTCTGGCGCGTGGTGACAAGGGCAACCTGCAGGAATGGATCTCGTCCATGCGTCCGGGCGACTCGGTCGAAATGAAGGCCTGCGGCGGTCTCCGTATCGAGCTCAAGCCCCACCAGAAGCAGATGGTGTACCGCAAGACGGTTATCCGAAAACTGGGCCTCATCGCCGGCGGCTCTGGTGTGGCGCCGATGCTGCAGATTATTAAGGCCGCGCTCAATCGCCCATATGTGGACAGCATCGAGACAATCCGCCTCGTTtacgccgccgaggacgagtATGAACTAACCTACCGCTTGCTGCTAAAGCAATACCGCACCGACAACCCGGGCAAGTTCGACTGCGGCTTCGTGCTCAATAACCCTCCCGAAGGCTGGACAGAGGGTGTGGGCTACGTCGACCGTGCCACGCTGCAGAGCCTTCTCCCGCCTCCGTCGAAGGGCTTGCTCGTGGCCATTTGCGGCCCGCCGGTGATGCAGCGTTCCGTTGTGGCGGACCTGCTGGCACTAGGCTATAACGCCGAAATGGTGCGCACAGTGGATGAGGATGGCGCGCTCTAG
- a CDS encoding conserved hypothetical protein (previous protein_id=AAZ14311.1) translates to MAPSSQARSRSGSAAISQRSSIGAQVAPLGPHDLTPNADGSTCSLEVTGTALTLEEVGCRSVTQRFLSALRRHVRQRGSGLFKSRDSTLRAALQSGEVYLHHHPSLHLPSQNYFSHSLQEKYDKLNTTDASLEALYVRPAFQEWFVANREQLLRDMRLREAFAKWCNVATVFVLVVALLLLPAYSFSMQTNATQWVSPLTSVDDEATVAAAPLAQLLATRLHYIQSRGSTPRIATSTTLSSSRPRADASVMATNAVKAAEYVSVVAAACALVTSCFMPRESCTTASVALVSFLLLVVESALVPEAAVKLGLGFLVVFTIVAMSVCRAAV, encoded by the coding sequence ATGGCGCCGTCTTCTCAGgcgcgcagtcgcagcggcagtgccgctatcagccagcgcagcagcatcggtgCGCAGGTCGCTCCTCTCGGGCCGCATGACTTGACGCCAAACGCAGATGGTTCAACGTGCTCGCTAGAAGTCACGGGAACAGCgctgacgctggaggaggtggggtgTCGCTCGGTGACACAGCGCTTCctgtcggcgctgcgccgacaCGTGCGGCAACGCGGCTCAGGCCTCTTCAAGAGTCGCGACAGCACCTTGCGCGCTGCCCTGCAGTCGGGCGAGGTGTATCTCCACCATCACCCCTCGCTGCATCTGCCAAGCCAGAACTACTTTTCTCACAGCCTGCAGGAGAAGTATGATAAGCTCAACACCACCGACGCCTCCTTGGAGGCGCTCTACGTTCGGCCTGCGTTCCAGGAGTGGTTTGTGGCGAATCGtgagcagctcctgcgcgACATGCGACTTCGAGAGGCATTCGCCAAATGGTGCAACGTCGCGACGGTCTTCGTGCTCGTTGTCGCCTTGTTGCTGCTTCCAGCATACAGCTTCAGCATGCAGACCAACGCCACGCAGTGGGTGTCGCCCTTGACATCCGTTGATGACGAGgccactgtcgccgccgcccctctgGCGCAGCTTTTGGCCACGCGTCTGCACTACATCCAGTCCCGGGGGTCGACGCCTCGGATCGCCACCAGTACGacgctgtcctcctctcgccctcgcgcCGACGCCAGTGTGATGGCTACTAACGCGGTAAAGGCCGCGGAGTACGTGAGCGTTGTGGCTGCCGCGTGCGCACTCGTGACGAGTTGCTTTATGCCGCGCGagagctgcaccaccgcgtctGTCGCGCTTGTGTCGTTTCTCCTTCTCGTGGTGGAGTCAGCGCTGGtgccggaggcggcggtgaagcTGGGGTTGGGGTTTCTCGTTGTGTTCACGATCGTCGCAATGAGTGTCTGTCGCGCCGCTGTGTAG
- a CDS encoding conserved hypothetical protein (previous protein_id=AAZ14312.1), which translates to MVDIIVWAYVVGLFIFMSCKYIAYRLQGLHYFFLDYCYFHNSVLMCFLLWRLVDVQWSEQPIISWSAHMPLSRWLHDYGDNVSNLAMSTAVHAVDNETWWRPILTGTPIRRESCTRLIVPPAARNYRFDGVYLPISFEILTCGYVVAHLTEAEVISSFMFFFTLLAGTFGPILGAILMWRNALLFHSFDRMSSCYLHLAPGIVQSLLLHRLFTSARHEIESLDPGRLYENVTGIAKQLNVSVGSLLPGVHTLMHNMSDVSTAAAENATKVGSTHRGPARLISSVYSTLTAKQQQLRFTQYAATHQLEALCGYGTLCYDLRRAVTYGNLLRLHFIMFCVWQVFYHTFNEWRRHAREQWWKKRLAKLERQQREFVQLASATGTGAELLHSAAVMSEGDGGNPAERMTSYKWMMAHPPGGRKGILARFVLLFGEGRLPTTVMFQVTQWLLHMFFFTCSYPFIHVCFHYMLSAWPLMVLVLAFALLCVYNAACVNHKWISKLQQTASKRMEAGWQDQPTKSMAQTTGSAATTKAR; encoded by the coding sequence ATGGTGGACATCATTGTCTGGGCCTACGTTGTCGGTCTATTCATCTTCATGTCGTGCAAGTACATTGCGTACCGTCTGCAAGGGCTTCACTACTTCTTTCTCGACTACTGCTATTTCCACAACTCCGTGCTGATGTGCTTTCTGCTGTGGCGGCTCGTCGACGTCCAGTGGTCGGAGCAGCCCATCATCTCGTGGTCAGCACACATGCCTTTGTCGCGATGGCTGCACGACTACGGCGACAATGTGTCCAACTTAGCGATGAGCACCGCCGTTCACGCGGTGGATAATGAGACATGGTGGCGCCCAATCCTCACTGGAACGCCGATCCGCCGGGAGTCCTGCACTCGCCTCATTGTTCCCCCAGCCGCGCGCAATTACCGCTTTGATGGTGTGTACCTGCCAATCTCGTTCGAGATCCTCACGTGCGGCTACGTGGTGGCCCATCTAACGGAAGCCGAGGTCATCTCGTCCTTCATGTTCTTCTTCACACTATTGGCCGGCACCTTCGGCCCCATACTCGGGGCGATCCTCATGTGGCGCAATGCGCTCTTGTTCCACTCCTTCGATCGCATGTCGTCTTGCTACCTCCACCTGGCACCCGGCATCGTCCAgagcctgctgctgcaccgcctgtTCACATCGGCGCGGCATGAGATCGAGAGCCTGGATCCCGGGCGGCTCTACGAGAACGTCACCGGGATCGCCAAGCAGCTCAACGTCTCCGTTGGCAGCCTGCTGCCAGGCGTGCACACGCTCATGCACAACATGAGTGACGTgtcaacagcagcggcagagaacGCTACGAAGGTGGGAAGCACGCATCGCGGCCCGGCGCGGCTGATCTCGTCCGTCTATTCGACCCTcacagcgaagcagcagcaactgcgGTTCACTCAGTATGCTGCCACGCACCAGCTTGAGGCTCTCTGCGGCTACGGCACCCTCTGCTACGACCTGCGGCGCGCCGTCACCTACGGCaacctgctgcggctgcacttTATCATGTTTTGTGTCTGGCAGGTCTTCTACCACACCTTCAACGAGtggcgcaggcacgcacgcgagcAGTGGTGGAAGAAGCGCCTCGCGAAGCTCGAGAGGCAGCAAAGGGAGTTCGTGCAGCTCGCCAGTGCCACGGGGACGGgtgcggagctgctgcactcgGCTGCCGTAATGAGCGAGGGTGACGGCGGCAACCCGGCCGAGCGCATGACCTCATATAAATGGATGATGGCGCACCCACCTGGCGGTCGCAAGGGTATTCTCGCGCGCTTTGTCCTGCTGTTTGGCGAGGGTCGTCTGCCCACCACGGTCATGTTCCAAGTGACGCAGTGGCTTCTCCACATGTTCTTCTTCACCTGCAGCTACCCCTTCATCCACGTTTGCTTCCACTACATGCTGAGCGCGTGGCCGCTGATGGTGTTGGTGCTGGCGTTTGCGCTCCTGTGCGTGTACAACGCGGCGTGCGTGAACCACAAGTGGATCtcgaagctgcagcagacggCGTCAAAAAGAATGGAAGCGGGGTGGCAGGACCAGCCCACCAAATCGATGGCACAGACCACCGGttcagcagcaacaacgaagGCGCGATag
- a CDS encoding conserved hypothetical protein (previous protein_id=AAZ14313.1) codes for MKRSYRDSKPRFHKHRQGKMLLPHNHLAGLFFTVNPRQEPRAQREAQLYLSTLTSDLEAAHEAFIKSSHTTSSSANDAAGRSSNDQVDATVPPPSASLSSLLAAELAACSTHDANGNRFNTTKRPRSEDDEADEDSPADNGADSEPGSRRRRDTPHRRSEWFAPLETGCKGYLFLNVPTVNATVTCPTCHAVSNLATKAEGVTAAPGAGGAAPSTTEADALPPHTIVVNPLVSRITERMFEDLAANPRPIFRNCFRLMPAELTCCPTLPEMQAALRKLLSLHFAAEMADSTVAADDRVDFAQRIPLPSWGADRPRRSMHTIALQLTVKNNTSVERKKGAMASALTAAIPANRFIVVAQPSHKTKCTVEATVCIFVAHATCVMGVQRRVTERHSFNLHAVGEEAFVLSNAVQATPKAEQRTVRHE; via the coding sequence ATGAAGCGCAGCTACCGAGACAGCAAACCCCGTTTTCACAAGCATCGGCAGGGCAAAATGCTCCTACCGCACAACCACCTCGCTGGACTGTTCTTCACGGTGAACCCTCGCCAGGagccgcgcgcgcagcgggaGGCGCAGCTTTACCTGTCCACTCTCACCTCCGACCTGGAGGCCGCGCATGAGGCGTTCATCAAAAGCAGCCACACaacctccagcagcgccaacgacgccgccggccgcagcagcaacgaccAGGTCGACGCCACCGTTCCCCCGCCGTCCGCCTCGCTGTCAAGCCTCCTCGCGGCAGAGCTAGCGGCCTGTAGCACGCACGACGCCAACGGAAACAGGTTCAACACAACAAAGCGGCCACGCTCGGAGGACGATGAGGCCGACGAGGACTCGCCAGCGGACAACGGTGCTGACAGCGAGCcaggcagccgccgccgccgcgacacgCCGCATCGGCGCAGCGAATGGTTCGCGCCACTGGAGACTGGCTGCAAAGGGTATCTCTTCCTCAACGTGCCGACCGTGAACGCCACCGTAACCTGCCCAACGTGCCACGCCGTCTCTAACCTCGCCACCAAGGCGGAAGGCGTAACGGCAGCGCCCGGGgccggtggtgcagcgccgtcgacaACGGAGGCAGACGcgttgccgccgcacacGATTGTAGTGAACCCCCTTGTCTCCCGCATCACTGAGCGCATGTTCGAAGATCTCGCGGCCAATCCCCGGCCGATCTTCCGCAACTGCTTCCGGTTGATGCCGGCCGAGCTGACGTGCTGTCCCACACTACCAGAgatgcaggcggcgctgcgcaagctgCTGTCCCTCCACTTCGCAGCGGAGATGGCCGACAGCACTGTTGCGGCAGATGACAGGGTGGACTTTGCGCAGCGCATTCCGCTGCCGTCCTGGGGTGCGGACCGGCCGCGCCGCTCGATGCACACCATTGCGCTACAGCTCACCGTGAAGAACAACACGAGCGTCGAGCGGAAGAAGGGCGCCATGGCGTCCGCGCTCACAGCCGCGATCCCCGCCAACCGCTTCATTGTTGTCGCGCAACCGTCGCACAAGACGAAGTGCACGGTGGAGGCGACCGTCTGCATTTTCGTGGCGCACGCAACATGCGTCATGggcgtgcagcgccgtgtCACGGAGCGGCACAGCTTCAACCtgcacgccgtcggcgaggaAGCATTTGTTTTATCCAACGCAGTTCAAGCCACCCCCAAGGCCGAGCAGCGCACCGTTCGGCATGAGTAG